In one Candidatus Peribacter riflensis genomic region, the following are encoded:
- a CDS encoding large subunit ribosomal protein L11: MAKQVAKVIKAQARGGQANPAPPLGPVLGQAGINIQEFCTKFNDKTKSRMGQVVPVVIKVYTDRSFSFELKQSPASALILERAKIEKGSGEPNKNKVGSLTKAQVKEIAEVKMPDLNTKDLEAAMRVIAGTARSMGVTVE; encoded by the coding sequence ATGGCGAAACAGGTCGCAAAGGTCATCAAGGCTCAGGCACGCGGTGGACAGGCTAATCCTGCCCCCCCCCTTGGCCCCGTGCTCGGACAGGCCGGCATCAACATCCAGGAGTTCTGCACGAAGTTCAACGATAAGACGAAGAGCCGGATGGGCCAGGTCGTGCCGGTGGTCATCAAGGTCTACACCGACCGCAGCTTCTCGTTCGAACTCAAGCAATCGCCCGCATCCGCCCTCATTCTGGAGCGCGCAAAGATCGAAAAAGGCAGCGGCGAACCCAACAAGAATAAAGTGGGCTCCCTCACGAAAGCACAGGTGAAAGAGATCGCCGAAGTGAAGATGCCAGATCTGAATACGAAAGATCTGGAAGCCGCAATGCGCGTGATCGCCGGGACGGCTCGCAGCATGGGAGTGACCGTCGAATAA
- a CDS encoding TatD DNase family protein gives MIDTHCHLADKQFAHDLPETIARAREAGVSQMITIADSIPESRRCLEIAGKNTEIFCTVGVHPHHAKDWKPADTDALRVMAASSPKVRAIGEIGLDYHYNFSPREAQRPVFRAQLSLASELKLPAVVHCREAIADVRSAFKGMDLTKIVLHCCTEEWEDVKELVAQGMFLSFTGIATYPHAEGIRRVIGECPVEQMMVETDAPYLSPVPYRGKRNEPAFVQEVARLVAKIKQLSLEEADRITTHNALEFFQLPS, from the coding sequence ATGATCGATACGCACTGTCACCTGGCCGATAAGCAGTTTGCCCATGACCTTCCCGAGACCATTGCGCGTGCGCGGGAGGCAGGCGTGTCACAGATGATCACGATTGCCGATTCCATCCCCGAGAGCCGTCGGTGTCTGGAGATTGCGGGGAAGAACACAGAGATCTTCTGCACTGTGGGTGTGCACCCGCACCATGCGAAAGACTGGAAACCGGCTGACACCGATGCGCTCCGTGTAATGGCCGCTTCCTCCCCGAAGGTGCGCGCCATCGGTGAGATCGGGCTCGACTATCACTACAACTTTTCCCCGCGCGAGGCGCAGCGCCCTGTCTTTCGCGCACAACTTTCACTCGCGAGTGAGCTGAAGCTGCCGGCCGTTGTGCACTGCCGCGAGGCGATTGCCGATGTGCGCTCCGCTTTCAAAGGAATGGATCTCACGAAGATCGTGCTGCACTGCTGCACGGAGGAGTGGGAGGATGTAAAGGAATTGGTTGCCCAAGGGATGTTCCTCTCCTTCACCGGCATCGCCACGTATCCGCATGCGGAGGGAATCCGTCGCGTGATCGGGGAGTGCCCCGTGGAACAGATGATGGTGGAGACCGACGCGCCGTATCTGTCTCCCGTGCCGTATCGCGGCAAAAGGAACGAACCCGCGTTCGTCCAAGAAGTGGCCAGGCTCGTTGCCAAGATCAAGCAGCTTTCATTGGAAGAGGCGGATCGCATTACCACGCACAATGCGTTGGAGTTTTTCCAATTACCTTCGTAA
- a CDS encoding PARCEL domain-containing protein, whose translation MQHSSLLLTGGFLLATLAFGAADALLVEPFPVVPAEQESSSSVSEVPAEPVPPSPEETPPPSPEESSTPLPETPMPEPVEITPPPEPSAEPPPEGAVAKRSGIDTLGIVTNQGFTAEETTQKSLLSAIVQDPSQVTTRVLLLEGDRAGLLAWIETSNVKQVFLVLKESLHTLFSPEVRDLLDEIQAPAGKPIRNFLTFFDPQLSEERFVFIRIRERLYEFHIAPGKDEAMYRLVEELTE comes from the coding sequence ATGCAACATTCTTCCCTCCTGCTCACCGGCGGATTCCTGCTCGCAACTCTCGCGTTCGGCGCGGCAGATGCGCTCCTCGTCGAGCCTTTTCCCGTCGTCCCCGCAGAACAGGAATCTTCTTCCTCCGTGAGCGAAGTTCCGGCGGAGCCGGTGCCCCCATCCCCGGAAGAAACCCCGCCCCCCTCCCCCGAGGAATCGTCGACCCCTCTGCCAGAGACACCGATGCCCGAACCTGTGGAAATCACTCCCCCTCCTGAGCCATCTGCTGAGCCTCCTCCCGAAGGGGCTGTCGCCAAGCGATCGGGTATCGACACACTGGGCATCGTGACGAATCAGGGATTCACCGCAGAAGAGACGACGCAGAAAAGCCTGCTTTCAGCCATCGTGCAAGATCCGTCACAGGTGACGACACGCGTCCTCCTGCTCGAAGGCGACCGGGCAGGCCTCCTCGCCTGGATCGAAACCTCGAACGTCAAACAGGTCTTCCTCGTGCTGAAAGAATCCCTGCACACGCTCTTCTCGCCCGAAGTGCGCGATCTGCTGGATGAAATCCAGGCACCCGCGGGCAAGCCGATCCGCAACTTCCTCACCTTCTTCGACCCGCAACTGAGTGAGGAGCGGTTCGTCTTCATCCGCATCCGGGAGCGGCTCTACGAGTTCCACATCGCCCCCGGAAAAGACGAAGCCATGTACAGATTGGTGGAGGAGCTGACGGAGTAG
- a CDS encoding holliday junction DNA helicase RuvB yields MERTKITQECVLSSEPMALAHHKRHTSAATPTKTAREGDTFEQTLRPKTIAEYVGQSDIKGHLLVHIAAAKTRAEPLGHTLLHGSPGLGKTTLAHILAHEMGAQIRITSGPAIEKPGDLASMLTNLQQGDVLFIDEIHRLKPVIEEVLYSAMEDYALDLVIGKGPSARSMRLTLKPFTLIGATTKAGSVSAPLRDRFIHNFKLSFYTLPEMEQIVLRSARILHVALEDGAADLIGSSSRATPRISNRLVRAIRDFAQVKGEKDVSLERVRETLEALGIDDRGLDRTDRAILQAIIEKFQGGPVGVSTLAAATAEEEETLEDVYEPYLLQQGYLQRTPKGRVATPHAYSLLGISMPESAQKNLFVG; encoded by the coding sequence ATGGAGAGGACAAAAATCACTCAGGAATGTGTGCTATCCTCTGAGCCAATGGCATTAGCGCATCACAAGAGGCATACCTCCGCTGCCACGCCGACGAAGACCGCCCGCGAGGGCGATACCTTTGAGCAGACCTTGCGGCCGAAGACGATTGCCGAGTACGTGGGGCAGAGCGACATCAAGGGACATCTGCTCGTCCACATCGCTGCGGCCAAGACCCGTGCAGAACCTCTCGGTCACACTCTGCTCCACGGATCACCGGGGCTCGGCAAGACCACGCTCGCGCACATTCTGGCCCACGAGATGGGCGCACAAATCCGTATCACGAGCGGTCCCGCCATCGAGAAGCCGGGGGATCTTGCCTCCATGCTCACGAATCTGCAGCAGGGCGATGTGCTCTTCATCGACGAGATCCACCGTCTGAAACCTGTGATCGAAGAGGTGCTCTACAGCGCCATGGAGGATTACGCTCTAGATCTCGTGATCGGCAAAGGGCCCTCTGCGCGCTCCATGCGCCTCACTTTAAAGCCCTTCACGCTCATCGGGGCGACCACGAAGGCCGGTTCCGTATCCGCACCGCTCCGTGACCGCTTCATTCACAACTTCAAGCTCTCGTTCTACACCCTGCCCGAGATGGAGCAGATCGTGCTCCGGTCCGCGCGCATTCTTCATGTCGCGCTGGAAGACGGGGCAGCCGATCTCATCGGCAGCTCCAGCCGTGCCACACCGCGCATCAGTAATCGCCTCGTCCGCGCCATCCGCGATTTCGCGCAGGTGAAGGGCGAGAAAGACGTGTCATTGGAGCGCGTGCGCGAGACGCTGGAAGCATTGGGCATCGATGACCGGGGCTTGGACCGCACCGACCGCGCGATCCTGCAGGCCATCATCGAAAAGTTTCAGGGCGGGCCGGTGGGTGTCTCCACTCTCGCGGCGGCGACTGCCGAAGAAGAGGAGACACTGGAGGATGTGTACGAACCGTACCTGCTCCAGCAGGGCTACTTGCAGCGCACGCCCAAGGGGCGCGTGGCAACACCCCACGCGTATAGCCTGCTCGGAATCAGCATGCCGGAGAGTGCGCAGAAGAATTTATTTGTTGGATGA
- a CDS encoding putative endonuclease, translating into MFIVYVLRSISTGSLYVGFTEDLGRRLATHNRGEVISTKAYRPWKLIFHECYTNKADALRRERYLKTTAGKRGLKLMLRETLRCFP; encoded by the coding sequence ATGTTCATCGTCTACGTACTGCGCAGCATATCTACCGGCAGTCTCTACGTTGGCTTCACCGAAGATCTGGGTCGACGGCTGGCAACCCATAACCGGGGCGAAGTCATTTCCACGAAAGCATATCGACCATGGAAGCTCATCTTTCATGAGTGTTACACCAACAAGGCCGATGCCCTGCGGCGGGAACGGTATCTCAAAACCACTGCAGGGAAGCGGGGGTTGAAATTGATGTTACGAGAAACGTTGAGATGCTTCCCTTGA
- a CDS encoding ribosomal protein L1 (BL1): MTSKRSPLARRHGKKYAERVALLTKSRYPLAEAMELLPKLSTVSFDATAEVHIRINADTTQADQLVRTTVALPHGTGRSVRVAAFVPDDRIAEAKKAGADLAGKEDLIAQIEKGVIDFDIAVAAPEVMKDLGKIAKTLGQKGLMPNPKSGTVTTNVAKTIAELKKGRIECKMDKQGIIHATFGKLSFGPEKLKENLEALLHAVKEAQPSGIKSDYIASVSVAPTMGPGMKLEL; encoded by the coding sequence ATGACCAGCAAACGCAGTCCTCTCGCCCGACGCCATGGTAAGAAGTATGCCGAGCGCGTTGCCCTGCTCACCAAATCCCGCTATCCGCTCGCGGAGGCGATGGAACTTTTGCCGAAACTCTCGACGGTCTCGTTCGATGCGACGGCGGAAGTGCACATCCGCATCAATGCCGACACGACACAGGCCGACCAGCTCGTCCGCACGACCGTCGCCCTCCCCCACGGCACCGGCCGGAGCGTGCGCGTGGCCGCCTTCGTGCCCGATGATCGTATCGCCGAGGCAAAGAAAGCCGGTGCGGACCTGGCCGGAAAGGAAGACCTCATCGCGCAGATCGAGAAGGGAGTGATCGACTTCGACATCGCCGTCGCCGCACCCGAAGTGATGAAGGACCTGGGCAAGATCGCCAAGACCCTCGGTCAGAAAGGCCTGATGCCGAATCCCAAGTCCGGCACCGTCACGACGAACGTGGCCAAGACGATTGCAGAGCTCAAGAAGGGGCGTATCGAGTGCAAAATGGATAAGCAGGGCATCATCCACGCCACATTCGGCAAGCTCTCGTTCGGGCCGGAGAAATTGAAAGAGAACCTCGAAGCCCTGCTCCACGCCGTGAAGGAGGCTCAGCCCTCCGGCATCAAGAGCGATTACATCGCCTCCGTTTCCGTGGCTCCGACCATGGGCCCCGGCATGAAGCTGGAGCTGTGA
- a CDS encoding methionyl-tRNA synthetase: protein MGHVMEKVLADVVARWFRLRGDEVRFQIGTDEHGVKIERKAKDEGVTAQALVDRNVPLYVDLYQRLQISSDDFLRTTDRVRHWPTVQALWKKLQQAGVLEKRTYTGRYCAGCERFMTARDLTDGKCAIHNAVPEQVSEENYFFLLNKETQWLKNLLTKKGGYDIVPKVRAQETLSLIEQGLEDVSFSRPKSSLSWGIPVPDDPDHVMYVWCDALTNYISGLGFFTAKEDRKFWDDAEVTHVIGKDIARFHALIWPAMLKHAGVRTPDRLLIHGFLTSEGQKMSKSIGNVVMPEEVLQKFNGNPDPLRFYLSHEVPVGNDGDFSWKRIEELYDAVLRNKIGNLLNRVLVLLKKEGGVIAASGKDAIGSAWKTYREAMDEFRLSDAIQEALNIAVGANEYIDARKVWALPAEEKNAELANLAERLRHIALMLLPFIPQTAQEISRQLNVPYAGKMLEKDFQITEEMKKWGSQKDWKKVGEPRILFAPLS from the coding sequence ATGGGGCATGTCATGGAGAAAGTTCTCGCCGATGTTGTCGCGCGATGGTTTCGGTTGCGCGGAGATGAGGTGCGCTTTCAGATCGGCACCGATGAGCATGGAGTCAAAATCGAACGCAAGGCGAAGGACGAGGGAGTCACCGCGCAGGCGTTGGTGGACCGGAATGTTCCCCTCTACGTCGATCTCTATCAGCGTCTGCAGATCTCGTCCGATGATTTTCTGCGCACGACGGATCGCGTGCGCCACTGGCCGACGGTGCAGGCGCTGTGGAAGAAGCTGCAGCAGGCAGGCGTGCTCGAGAAGCGCACCTACACGGGGCGCTATTGCGCGGGCTGCGAGCGCTTCATGACGGCGCGCGACCTTACGGACGGCAAGTGTGCCATCCACAATGCCGTGCCCGAGCAGGTGAGTGAAGAGAACTATTTTTTTCTCCTCAACAAAGAGACGCAGTGGCTCAAGAACCTTCTCACGAAGAAAGGGGGATACGACATCGTCCCAAAAGTGCGCGCGCAGGAAACACTCTCACTCATTGAGCAGGGGCTGGAAGATGTGTCCTTCTCGCGCCCGAAATCCAGTTTGAGCTGGGGGATCCCCGTGCCCGATGATCCCGATCATGTGATGTACGTGTGGTGCGACGCGCTCACGAACTACATTTCGGGTCTGGGATTTTTCACAGCGAAGGAAGACCGGAAATTTTGGGATGATGCTGAAGTGACCCACGTGATCGGCAAAGACATCGCGCGGTTTCATGCGCTCATCTGGCCGGCCATGCTCAAACATGCGGGCGTGCGCACGCCCGACCGCCTGCTCATCCACGGGTTTCTGACGAGCGAGGGGCAGAAGATGAGCAAGAGCATCGGCAACGTGGTGATGCCGGAAGAGGTTTTGCAGAAGTTCAACGGCAACCCCGATCCGCTGCGGTTCTATTTGAGCCACGAGGTGCCGGTGGGCAACGACGGGGATTTCAGCTGGAAGAGGATTGAGGAGCTCTATGATGCGGTACTGAGAAACAAAATCGGCAACCTGCTCAATCGCGTGCTCGTTCTGCTCAAGAAGGAAGGGGGAGTGATCGCCGCGAGCGGAAAGGATGCGATCGGATCCGCATGGAAAACCTACAGAGAAGCCATGGATGAGTTCCGTCTCTCGGATGCCATCCAGGAGGCATTGAACATTGCCGTCGGTGCGAATGAGTACATCGATGCGCGCAAGGTGTGGGCGCTCCCCGCAGAGGAAAAGAATGCGGAGCTTGCGAACCTCGCGGAACGCCTGCGCCACATTGCCCTGATGCTCCTGCCCTTCATCCCGCAGACCGCGCAGGAGATCAGTCGTCAGCTCAATGTGCCCTATGCCGGGAAGATGCTCGAAAAGGACTTCCAAATTACGGAGGAAATGAAGAAATGGGGAAGCCAAAAAGACTGGAAAAAAGTGGGGGAGCCGCGTATCCTTTTCGCGCCACTTTCCTAA
- a CDS encoding glycosyl transferase group 1 translates to MKVALVHELLTMKGGAEKVLRILAAMFPDAPIYTLLYDEKKLGEWFPKERVQTSAVQNSLLHATYSVLEKANNHHLYLSHFPAAVEAWDFSDFDLVISSSSAFAHGIITNGKPRHLCYVHSPARYLWDRTHDVLERAGHGILGPLRRKFLERTFHKLRIWDSEAADRPDHLIAASKEVQRRIELYWRRESNVIYPSVDDFWFATNPHSTPHPHPTPHPTPNPHPNPTPYALVVSTLVPYKRIDLAIRACEQASISLKIVGEGPAMTSLKRMAGKNTEFYGYRQSDELKDLYRSAKLTIVPGEEDFNLVALESMACGTPVLAYRAGGPLETVVEGKTGAFFDEPTAESLAQALQKFKRSDFDSTACRAQAEEFSRKKFEAQIQHAIQSVMEK, encoded by the coding sequence ATGAAAGTCGCTCTCGTCCATGAGTTGCTCACCATGAAAGGCGGTGCCGAGAAGGTACTGAGAATTCTTGCTGCGATGTTTCCCGACGCGCCCATCTACACGCTGCTCTATGACGAAAAGAAGCTCGGAGAGTGGTTCCCGAAGGAGCGAGTCCAGACGAGCGCAGTGCAGAACTCCCTCCTGCATGCTACGTACTCCGTGCTTGAAAAAGCCAACAACCACCACCTCTACCTCTCGCACTTCCCCGCTGCAGTCGAGGCGTGGGATTTCTCCGATTTCGATCTGGTGATCTCGAGCTCCTCGGCCTTCGCGCACGGCATCATCACGAACGGAAAACCCAGGCACCTCTGCTACGTCCACTCCCCTGCCCGCTACCTGTGGGATCGGACACACGACGTGCTGGAGCGTGCGGGCCACGGAATCCTCGGTCCCCTCCGCAGGAAATTTCTCGAACGCACTTTTCACAAGTTGCGCATCTGGGATAGCGAAGCAGCCGACCGTCCGGATCACCTCATCGCTGCTTCAAAGGAAGTGCAGCGCCGGATTGAGCTCTATTGGAGACGGGAATCCAATGTGATTTATCCGTCGGTCGATGACTTCTGGTTCGCAACAAACCCTCACTCCACTCCTCACCCTCACCCTACCCCTCACCCTACCCCTAACCCTCACCCTAACCCTACCCCCTACGCCCTCGTCGTCTCGACACTCGTTCCCTACAAGCGCATCGACCTCGCGATCAGAGCCTGCGAGCAGGCCAGCATCTCTTTGAAAATCGTCGGGGAAGGACCGGCCATGACGAGCCTCAAACGCATGGCAGGGAAGAACACGGAGTTCTACGGCTACCGCCAATCAGACGAGCTCAAAGATCTCTACCGTTCGGCGAAGCTCACCATCGTGCCTGGCGAGGAGGATTTTAACCTGGTGGCCTTGGAATCGATGGCCTGTGGCACGCCGGTGCTGGCCTACCGGGCAGGCGGCCCGCTCGAAACCGTCGTCGAGGGAAAAACAGGTGCGTTCTTCGATGAGCCCACAGCCGAATCACTCGCGCAGGCACTGCAAAAATTCAAGCGGAGTGATTTCGATTCAACGGCGTGTCGTGCGCAGGCAGAGGAATTCTCACGGAAAAAATTTGAAGCGCAGATCCAACACGCCATTCAAAGTGTGATGGAAAAGTAA
- a CDS encoding mannose-6-phosphate isomerase: MGHMKGFIVNLQKETLANSDFRRVLYTAKNSQLVLMSIPPKEDIGEEVHTLDQFIRIEEGEALAILDGVEHRMGDDDGVVIPAGTRHNIINTSAKKDLKLYSIYSPPEHRDQVVHHTKADALAGEEHFDGKTSE, from the coding sequence ATGGGTCATATGAAAGGCTTCATTGTGAACCTGCAGAAGGAAACGCTGGCGAACAGCGACTTTCGCCGCGTCCTCTACACGGCCAAGAACAGTCAGCTCGTTCTGATGAGTATTCCGCCCAAGGAGGACATCGGCGAAGAGGTACATACGCTGGATCAGTTCATCCGCATCGAGGAGGGTGAGGCGCTCGCGATCCTGGACGGCGTCGAGCACCGCATGGGCGACGATGACGGCGTGGTCATCCCCGCAGGAACGCGCCACAACATCATCAATACGTCTGCGAAAAAAGACCTCAAGCTCTACTCCATCTACTCCCCTCCCGAGCATCGCGACCAGGTGGTGCACCACACGAAAGCGGACGCGCTCGCCGGGGAAGAGCACTTCGACGGCAAGACGAGCGAGTGA
- a CDS encoding nifR3 family TIM-barrel protein, with translation MLMTSGLLPFRWQDAPRPIVALAPMAGVTDASYRQLIKKLAPEVIVYSEFLSTDALAYGGKKTMAMMHFDPALERPFIVQIFGKKPEHFLEAAKVVEQMGADGIDINMGCPAAKVVSSCHGSALIRNPDLAAELVHATAKAVSIPVSVKTRLGWDTAETLIPFCTRLVEAGAQALAIHGRRFFDKFTGSADWAPIYALKAALPAVTIIGNGDIASAQDALDRIGNLDGVMVGRGTIGNPWLCSDICEAFAGKGIHSTNDTLSFTQKIPFILEHCALAVKTKGERRGMLEMRRHLANYVRGIDGAKELRARLVRVETIDAVRTILAAV, from the coding sequence ATGCTCATGACGTCAGGTCTGCTTCCCTTTCGCTGGCAGGATGCCCCGCGCCCCATTGTGGCGCTGGCTCCGATGGCTGGTGTGACGGATGCCTCGTACCGGCAACTCATCAAGAAGCTCGCGCCCGAGGTGATCGTCTACTCCGAGTTTCTCTCGACGGATGCGCTGGCCTACGGAGGAAAGAAAACCATGGCGATGATGCATTTCGATCCTGCGCTCGAACGCCCCTTCATCGTGCAGATCTTCGGCAAGAAGCCGGAACATTTTCTCGAAGCGGCGAAGGTCGTGGAACAAATGGGGGCGGATGGCATCGATATCAACATGGGCTGCCCCGCGGCAAAAGTTGTTTCCTCCTGCCACGGCTCCGCGCTCATCCGTAACCCGGATCTGGCGGCGGAGCTGGTGCATGCCACGGCCAAGGCGGTCTCCATTCCCGTGAGCGTGAAGACGCGTCTCGGATGGGATACGGCAGAAACGCTCATTCCTTTCTGTACGCGTCTGGTCGAAGCGGGGGCCCAGGCACTGGCGATTCATGGACGCAGATTCTTCGACAAGTTCACCGGCAGTGCGGACTGGGCCCCCATCTACGCACTCAAAGCGGCGCTGCCCGCAGTCACGATCATCGGGAACGGCGACATCGCTTCTGCGCAGGATGCCCTCGACCGGATCGGCAATCTGGATGGCGTGATGGTGGGGCGCGGGACGATTGGGAATCCCTGGCTCTGCAGTGACATCTGCGAAGCATTTGCGGGGAAGGGGATTCATTCCACAAACGACACGCTGTCGTTCACGCAGAAAATCCCTTTTATCCTTGAACACTGTGCGCTCGCAGTGAAGACGAAAGGGGAGCGCCGCGGCATGCTCGAGATGCGCCGGCATCTGGCGAATTACGTGCGGGGCATCGACGGGGCGAAAGAACTTCGCGCGCGGCTGGTGCGTGTGGAGACGATTGATGCTGTGCGCACTATTCTTGCCGCTGTCTGA